The following proteins are encoded in a genomic region of Thiomonas sp. X19:
- a CDS encoding CvpA family protein, with translation MNALDWFVLAGLGLSALVGVLRGAAYEFISLGGWIVAFFVARQCSPWLAEHYLQGLGTVELRNGVAWFACFVLALLAAGLLATVMRLLLRSTGLGVLDRSMGAVFGLVRGLALLMLTIFAAGYTELPHSAMWKTSLFIPPAAAAVAEVLPLLPVAVVPAMPALPKP, from the coding sequence GTGAACGCGCTGGACTGGTTCGTCCTGGCAGGTCTCGGCCTGTCGGCTTTGGTGGGCGTGCTGCGGGGCGCGGCCTACGAGTTCATCAGCCTCGGCGGCTGGATCGTGGCATTCTTCGTGGCGCGCCAGTGCTCGCCCTGGCTGGCCGAGCACTATTTGCAGGGTCTGGGCACGGTGGAATTGCGCAACGGCGTGGCCTGGTTCGCCTGCTTCGTGCTCGCGCTGCTGGCAGCGGGGCTGCTGGCCACGGTGATGCGGCTGCTGCTGCGCTCGACGGGGCTGGGGGTTCTCGACCGCAGCATGGGCGCCGTGTTCGGCCTGGTCCGCGGCCTGGCGTTGCTGATGCTGACCATTTTCGCTGCAGGTTATACAGAATTGCCGCATAGTGCGATGTGGAAGACCTCGCTATTCATCCCGCCGGCGGCAGCGGCGGTGGCCGAAGTGCTCCCTCTCCTGCCTGTGGCCGTGGTTCCGGCCATGCCTGCACTGCCGAAGCCGTAA